The sequence below is a genomic window from Clostridium putrefaciens.
TAAGATACTGAAGATGGAATGTTATGTTCCTTAATGTTTTTTACTATAGCTTTTACAGGTAAAGATGAAAAGTATGCAGTTTCTCCATCTTTGAATATAGGCTCATCTATAGGGTTATTACCTTCATTATCTTTTATCCTAGCATCATCTAAGTTTATAGCTACCTTTTCTGGAGTTATGTCAAATCTTCCACCAGCTTGACCTACACATAAAACTACATCAGGATTATGTGCTTCCATTGCCTTATCTAAAGTGTCTATAGATTTTTTAAATACAGTGGGGACTTCGATTTTAATTATTTCTACACCATCTATATTATCGCTTATCTTTTTTACTGCTTCAAGAGCAGGATTTATACTTTCACCACCAAATGGATCGAAGCCTGTTACTAAAATTTTCATTTAATATACCTCCTAAGTTAAGTCTTATTACACTCTAAAATGCCCAGTAATACATAAGTATAATATGAACTATAAGTAGAGCAAAAGCTACTGGTACTTGCGCTGTAATAACTTTATTTTTATTTTTCATCTCTAAAAGTGCAGCTGGCACTACATTAAAGTTTGCTGCCATTGGGGTCATAAGTGTTCCACAAAATCCAGCTGTTAATGCAAGAGAAGCTGCTATTGCTGGATTAGCACCTTGGGAAAATACGAAAGGAACACCTATACCGGCAGTTATAACTGCAAAGGCTGCAAATCCATTTCCCATTATCATAGTAAATAAAGCCATACCAATGCAATAGGCTATTACACCTGCTAATATATTGCCTTTTGGTATTATGGAAGATATCCCACTAGATATAACTTCACCAACACCGGCAGCGGTAAATAGAGCACCAAGGGCTGCCAGTAATTGTGGAAGTATACTTGCAGGTCCAACTTGCTTAAGCATCCTATCACCATCTAAAGCAATGTTTTTAGCTGGTGATTTTGTAATCCAAAGTGCAGCTATAAGACCAATTAAAGCTGATAATCCTATTGCCACTTGCCCTCCAAGCTTTGTCCACTGAGCTATAGCAAAAGCTGACACTGCTAATAATATGGAAGGTAAAAATATTTTACCACCAATCTTTTTAAATTGTTTTTCTCTAAATTCATCGGAAGGATTAGTTATAGATCCTGCCTTTACTTGCTTTGTTACAGTTAAACCTCCCATTATAAGGAGAAGTGAACCTACTAAAGCAGGAGGCATTACTTTACCAAATATAAATATCATAGCTAGGATACACCAAAATAAGGAGGTCCCAACTTTTGCCGTATGTGTGCTATCTTTTATTGTATAAAAGGCTGCAAAAAGCATTAGTATTCCAGATAGTACATAAAAGAATTCTAAAAGAAAACTTGAAATTTGTTTTATATCCATTTTAACGTCCCCCTTATTTTGATTTGTATTTTTTATTTAATTTTTTATCTGTTAATGAGAATTGTATAGTTGCAAATGCAAAGGCAATTATTGCAATAGGTATAGATGCCTTTGCAACATCTAATTGAATTACTTCATATCCAAGTTCATTTAAGGTACCAACGATAAGAAGTACACCACCGCTTGCAATGAATACATTTTGACCAAAGAAGTTACCATAGTTTTCAGATGCAGCAGAAATTGCTTTAATATTATCTTCATCCTCTTCATCTATTTCACCATATTTACTAATAGCAGCACCTTGAGCCATGGGGTTTATAAGAGGTCTTATAAACTGAGGATGTCCACCAAGTCTTAAAGATAGTGCAGCTGCAACTTCTCTTATAAATAAGTACATAGATAATAATCTTCCAGTAGTAAGACCACTAGCCTTTTTAATAAGATCTATAGCTTTTTCCTTAAGTCCGTATCTCTCGCAGATTCCGATTACAGGAAGCGTAAGTACAAATAAGGTCATATATCTTGTGTCAACAAATGCCTTACCAAGGACATTTAGTACATTTATGAATCCCATCTTAGCAACAAGTCCAGTTGCAACACCTGATATTAATACAACTGCAATAGTATCAAGTTTTAGACTAAAACCAATAATAACAATTAAAATACCGATAAGTTTTAACATATTTATCATCCCTTCCTTCAATGAGTGAATAATTTAGAAAATTAGAATTAAATTTAATTTATTATATCCTAAATATATTTTAATTTCAGTAGCCTAGTATACAAAACTTAAATTAAATTATATAAAGATTAATAAATTATTATAAATATATGTAATCTTATATTGTTTAATTATAAAAGTTACCCTTATAATAATAAATATTTATATATTAAGTTCACTTATATGTTAAAATATAGGTATATTTAGATATAGAGTAACTATGTTAAATAGTAATAAAAAAGAAAGCTTGAAAGCTTTAAAATGCATATAATTGAACTTAAAGAAGATTTAAAATTATTGAAGGAGGATAAACATGGAGGAGAGAGAAGTTTTAAAAATATTATGTGAAGCTCACGCACCTAGTGGAAGAGAACACCTTTTACATCCCATTATAAAGGATATATTTGGTGAGGTTTCAGAAACCACTGTGGATAATATAAATAATATGTATATAAAAAAGGAGGGTAACAAAAAGGGCAAAATAATGGTTATGGCACATGCAGATGAGATATTTCTAATGGTAACCTCTATTGAAGAGAGAGGATTCCTTAAATTTAAGGCCTTTGGAATAGATGCTAAAACATTAGTATCTCAAGAATTAATCATTCATGGTAAAAAGCAGATAAAAGGAATAATAGGTATTAAGCCACCACATCTTATGAATGATGAGGATAGAAAAAGGGCTGTAAAGGTAGAAGATTTATTAATAGATACAGGATACTCTAAAGAAACTTTAGAATCCATAGTAAAGGTTGGAGATTATGTCACCCTAGATAGAAAGTTTAGTGAACTTTTAAATAATAATGTTAGTTGCAAGGCCACGGATGATAGGGCAGGAGTTGCAGCCTTATATTCTACAGCAAAAGAGCTTAAAGATATAAATCATGATATGGATGTTTACTTTGTATGTTCAGCTCAAGAAGAAGTGGGACATAGAGGTTCTAAGGTTGCAAGTCATGAGATAAACCCAGATATAGGTATTGCAATAGATACTACATTTGATAGTGGTAGGCTTGGGGATGAGGATCGGGATAATAAGCTAGGACTTGGACCAGTTATATGCATAGGACCTAATATACATCCAAAGCTTAGGGAGAGGTTTGTAGCAATAGCTAAGGAGTACAATATACCATACCAAGTGGAGGTAGAGCCAGGTAATACAGGAACAGATGCCTGGGATATACAAGTTGCGAAAACGGGAATACCAACATTATTAATATCAATACCAATTAGATACATGCACACCTCAGTAGAAGTTATAAATATAGATGATATAAAAAACACCGGAAGAATAATTTCAAAATTTATTGAAAAGTTAAAAGGTGAGGAATTGGAGGAATTATTATGCTTTTAGAAAGGCTTTGTAACGCTTCAGGACCATCTGGATTTGAAGGTGATGTAAGAAAGATAATAATAGAGGAAATAGAGAGCTATGTAACAGATATAAAAATAGATAAGATAGGTAATATAATAGCACATAAAAAAGGTAACGGTCCAAAGGTAATGGTAGATGCACATATGGATGAGGTTGGTTTTATAGTAACGGGATTTAATGAAGATGGAACTTTAAGATTTAGTGCTTTAGGAGGTATAAATAACAAAATAATACCCTCTAAGGTTGTATATATAGGTAAGAAGAATATAACAGGGGTTATTGGAGTGAAGCCAATCCATCTTCAGTCAGGAGAGGAAAGAAATAAAAATCTTTCTTATGGAGATTGTTGTATTGATATAGGAAGTAATTCAAAGGAAGAAAGTAAGGCTTTAATAGACCTTGGAGAATATATAGTATTTTCAACAAAGTATGAAGAGTTTGGGGAAGGCCTTATAAAAGGCAAAGCATTTGATAATAGAATGGGATGTTATGTTCTTATAGAAGCTTTAAAAGAACAGTTTGATTGTGATTTATATGCAACATTTAATGTAATGGAGGAAATTGGAGAAAGAGGAGCTTTTG
It includes:
- a CDS encoding M42 family metallopeptidase produces the protein MEEREVLKILCEAHAPSGREHLLHPIIKDIFGEVSETTVDNINNMYIKKEGNKKGKIMVMAHADEIFLMVTSIEERGFLKFKAFGIDAKTLVSQELIIHGKKQIKGIIGIKPPHLMNDEDRKRAVKVEDLLIDTGYSKETLESIVKVGDYVTLDRKFSELLNNNVSCKATDDRAGVAALYSTAKELKDINHDMDVYFVCSAQEEVGHRGSKVASHEINPDIGIAIDTTFDSGRLGDEDRDNKLGLGPVICIGPNIHPKLRERFVAIAKEYNIPYQVEVEPGNTGTDAWDIQVAKTGIPTLLISIPIRYMHTSVEVINIDDIKNTGRIISKFIEKLKGEELEELLCF
- a CDS encoding M42 family metallopeptidase, encoding MLLERLCNASGPSGFEGDVRKIIIEEIESYVTDIKIDKIGNIIAHKKGNGPKVMVDAHMDEVGFIVTGFNEDGTLRFSALGGINNKIIPSKVVYIGKKNITGVIGVKPIHLQSGEERNKNLSYGDCCIDIGSNSKEESKALIDLGEYIVFSTKYEEFGEGLIKGKAFDNRMGCYVLIEALKEQFDCDLYATFNVMEEIGERGAFVAAYGVKPDIGIVLEGTICADMPNVPAHLSATEIGKGPAISIMDRTSIFNEDMAEDIINIANKENIMYQRRRAIAGGNDAAAIHGTGGGAKISTISVPCRYIHSSVSVASLKDVESTKALLIAYLKSLI
- the pcp gene encoding pyroglutamyl-peptidase I, coding for MKILVTGFDPFGGESINPALEAVKKISDNIDGVEIIKIEVPTVFKKSIDTLDKAMEAHNPDVVLCVGQAGGRFDITPEKVAINLDDARIKDNEGNNPIDEPIFKDGETAYFSSLPVKAIVKNIKEHNIPSSVSYSAGTFVCNHIMYGLLYLIDKKYKNVKGGFIHVPFIPSQVLEKKNMPSMALEDITKGLEFALKAIIENKEDIKETGGKIS
- a CDS encoding DUF979 domain-containing protein; its protein translation is MDIKQISSFLLEFFYVLSGILMLFAAFYTIKDSTHTAKVGTSLFWCILAMIFIFGKVMPPALVGSLLLIMGGLTVTKQVKAGSITNPSDEFREKQFKKIGGKIFLPSILLAVSAFAIAQWTKLGGQVAIGLSALIGLIAALWITKSPAKNIALDGDRMLKQVGPASILPQLLAALGALFTAAGVGEVISSGISSIIPKGNILAGVIAYCIGMALFTMIMGNGFAAFAVITAGIGVPFVFSQGANPAIAASLALTAGFCGTLMTPMAANFNVVPAALLEMKNKNKVITAQVPVAFALLIVHIILMYYWAF
- a CDS encoding DUF969 domain-containing protein; this encodes MLKLIGILIVIIGFSLKLDTIAVVLISGVATGLVAKMGFINVLNVLGKAFVDTRYMTLFVLTLPVIGICERYGLKEKAIDLIKKASGLTTGRLLSMYLFIREVAAALSLRLGGHPQFIRPLINPMAQGAAISKYGEIDEEDEDNIKAISAASENYGNFFGQNVFIASGGVLLIVGTLNELGYEVIQLDVAKASIPIAIIAFAFATIQFSLTDKKLNKKYKSK